From Triticum urartu cultivar G1812 chromosome 2, Tu2.1, whole genome shotgun sequence, a single genomic window includes:
- the LOC125534753 gene encoding uncharacterized protein LOC125534753 — MDKSPSDPPGSNDPPNPSALTLFLPLDPPPPHTTPPSGSTAAAPNPHPSLWISTRRRPLTLSPPWAGGAALDPVQGTTTSWRRGRGAAPDQVCPLLPVPDRSLRLNLVVSKDLRSRLQDHVFALKEDSTLPPVASTSSGSLPSPPPLAAAALLALFQQWSLRCGPTVNPRHLCGTQDWIESFTQNASVGCSCDRWPVCRITHLNITGFWNLAEIPPELFNSTELVSLYKGNSLAQMRSQSNTKSQFHTPLLRGDMQGLKRI; from the exons ATGGATAAATCACCGTCGGATCCTCCTGGATCCAACGACCCTC CAAACCCTAGCGCTCTCACCCTCTTCCTCCCTCTGGATCCACCGCCGCCGCACACAACTCCTCCTTCTggatccaccgccgccgcccccaacccccATCCCTCCCTCTGGATCTCGACGCGCCGCCGCCCCCTCACACTCTCACCGCCGTGGGCTGGAGGTGCCGCACTGGATCCGGTCCAGGGCACCACCACTAGCTGGCGTCGTGGGCGGGGTGCGGCGCCTGACCAAGTGTGCCCCCTGCTCCCCGTGCCCGACCGCTCGCTCCGCCTCAACCTCGTCGTCTCCAAGGACCTGCGCAGCCGCCTCCAGGATCACGTCTTCGCGCTCAAGGAGGACTCCACGCTGCCGCCCGTCGCATCGACCTCATCAGG ATCTCTCCCGTCCCCTCCTCCCCTCGCAGCGGCCGCCCTGCTCGCGTTGTTCCAGCAGTGGAGTCTCCGGTGCGGCCCGACGGTGAACCCGAGGCACCTGTGCGGGACGCAGGACTGGATCGAGTCCTTCACGCAGAATGCGTCCGTCGGCTGCAGTTGCGACCGCTGGCCCGTGTGCCGCATCACGCACCT GAACATCACTGGATTCTGGAATCTGGCCGAGATCCCGCCGGAGCTCTTCAACTCGACGGAGCTGGTCTCTCT GTACAAGGGGAATTCGCTGGCCCAGATGAGGAGCCAAAGCAACACCAAGTCACAGTTTCACACGCCGCTTCTAAGGGGAGATATGCAAG GTTTAAAGAGAATTTGA